In Zea mays cultivar B73 chromosome 7, Zm-B73-REFERENCE-NAM-5.0, whole genome shotgun sequence, the following proteins share a genomic window:
- the LOC100037799 gene encoding brittle stalk-2-like protein 6 precursor: MAPPPLLPARFVAASVALLAVAFSSSLTRPSGAYDPLDPNGNITIKWDVIQWTADGYVAVVSLYNYQQYRHIQAPPGWRLGWVWAKKEVIWAMTGGQATEQGDCSRFKASVLPHCCRRDPEVVDLLPGTPYNTQTANCCRGGVLASWAQDPSDAVASFQVSVGQAGSTNRTVKVPRNFTLLAPGPGYTCGAAKLVKPTKFMSQDGRRSTQAHMTWNVTCTYSQFLAQRSPTCCVSLSSFYNDTIVSCPACSCGCQNNNSSSTAAPGSCVEGSRRSPYLASVVNDPSKNSLAPLVQCTSHMCPVRVHWHVKVSYKEYWRVKITVTNFNYRMNYSQWNLVAQHPNFDNLTTIFSFNYRPLNPYGVINDTAMLWGIKYYNDLLMTAGPDGNVQSELLFRKEPSTFTFHKGWAFPRRVYFNGDNCVMPPPDAYPWLPNAASPRLSPSLLLPLVAAAWTAFAVLS; this comes from the exons atggcgccgccgccgctcctgcCCGCGCGCTTCGTCGCCGCCTCCGTCGCGCTGCTCGCCGTCGCCTTCTCCTCCTCTCTAACGCGTCCGTCAG GTGCATACGATCCGCTCGATCCGAACGGGAACATAACAATCAAGTGGGACGTGATACAGTGGACTGCGGATGGCTATGTG GCCGTCGTTTCGCTATACAACTACCAGCAGTACCGCcacatccaggcgccgccggggtGGAGGCTAGGCTGGGTGTGGGCGAAGAAGGAGGTGATCTGGGCGATGACCGGCGGCCAGGCCACCGAGCAGGGCGACTGCTCCAGGTTCAAGGCCAGCGTCCTCCCCCACTGCTGCAGGAGGGACCCGGAGGTGGTGGACCTGCTGCCCGGGACTCCCTACAACACGCAGACCGCCAACTGCTGCAGGGGAGGAGTGCTCGCCTCGTGGGCGCAGGACCCTAGCGACGCCGTCGCCTCGTTCCAGGTCAGCGTTGGGCAGGCTGGGTCCACCAACAGGACCGTCAAGGTGCCCAGGAACTTCACCCTGCTGGCGCCTGGTCCCGGGTACACCTGCGGAGCCGCCAAGCTTGTCAAGCCTACCAAGTTCATGTCTCAGGATGGCAGGAGATCAACTCAAGCGCACA TGACCTGGAACGTGACGTGCACGTACTCCCAGTTCCTTGCCCAGAGATCTCCAACCTGCTGTGTCTCGCTCTCGTCGTTCTACAACGACACCATTGTTAGCTGCCCAGCATGCTCCTGCGGCTGCCAGAACAACAACAGCAGTAGCACCGCCGCGCCAGGAAGCTGCGTAGA GGGTAGTAGAAGGTCGCCCTATCTGGCTTCCGTCGTCAACGATCCTAGCAAGAACAGCTTGGCGCCGCTAGTCCAGTGCACCTCACACATGTGCCCGGTAAGGGTGCACTGGCACGTCAAGGTCAGCTACAAGGAGTACTGGAGGGTGAAGATCACGGTCACCAACTTCAACTACCGGATGAACTACTCGCAGTGGAACCTGGTCGCGCAGCACCCCAACTTCGACAACCTCACCACCATTTTCAGCTTCAACTACAGACCTCTCAACCCCTACGGAGTGATCA ACGACACGGCGATGCTATGGGGCATCAAGTACTACAACGATCTGCTCATGACGGCCGGGCCAGACGGGAACGTGCAGTCCGAGCTTCTGTTCCGGAAGGAGCCGTCCACGTTCACCTTCCACAAAGGATGGGCCTTCCCCAGGCGAGTCTACTTCAACGGAGACAACTGCGTGATGCCGCCGCCGGACGCCTACCCGTGGCTGCCCAACGCCGCCTCGCCGCGGCTGTCGCCTTCGCTTCTCCTCCCGCTCGTTGCGGCTGCTTGGACAGCATTCGCAGTCCTTTCGTGA